From the genome of Hymenobacter sp. PAMC 26628, one region includes:
- the uvrC gene encoding excinuclease ABC subunit UvrC: MAASPELQAQINHLPHRPGVYKYFDDEGIIYVGKAIDLRKRVSSYFNKNDHNKKTQQLVRNIKRLEFTIVDSESDAFLLENNLIKQHQPKYNILLKDGKTYPYLCLTNERFPRLLPTRNKINDGSRYYGPYATGTAMNVLLELIRALYPLRTCTFNLTPANVAAGKFKVCLEYHIGNCKGPCEGLEDEATYTGYIAQIKQILNGDLRIPKQYFREQMGRAAQEMQYELAHQFKVKLDKLDAFQAKSTIVSDTLTNIDVFAIASNEKAAFISYMKVMNGSIILTQSLEVTKKLDEPDAEILGPLVMQLRQEFESEAREILSNVALELPLPGVALAVPQIGDKRKLLELGLKNVLYLRKEKESMNERSKDLNEVRIMETIKKDLRLKELPKHIECFDNSNFQGDNPVAAMVCFRNAKPSKKDYRHYHIKTVVGPDDFQSMYEVVHRRYRRLTDEGASLPQLVIVDGGKGQLSMAVKALKDLNLWGQVSVIGIAKRLEEIYVPNDPLPIYIDKRSESLRLFQRMRDEVHRFGITFHRSLRDAGTLKTELTDVKGLGPITAEKLLNKFKSVKKIRELSEAELVAEVGKAKTKVLQAYFDQQEAEPAE; encoded by the coding sequence ATGGCAGCTTCCCCCGAACTACAGGCGCAAATCAACCACCTGCCCCACCGGCCGGGGGTGTACAAGTACTTCGACGACGAGGGCATCATCTACGTGGGCAAGGCCATTGACCTGCGCAAGCGGGTGAGCAGCTACTTCAACAAGAACGACCACAACAAGAAGACCCAGCAGCTGGTGCGCAACATCAAGCGCCTGGAATTCACGATTGTGGACTCGGAGTCGGATGCGTTTTTGCTCGAAAACAACCTCATCAAGCAGCACCAGCCCAAGTACAACATCCTGCTGAAGGACGGCAAAACCTACCCCTACCTCTGCCTCACCAACGAGCGGTTCCCGCGCCTGCTGCCGACGCGCAACAAGATCAACGACGGCTCGCGCTACTACGGCCCCTACGCCACGGGCACGGCCATGAACGTGCTGCTGGAGCTGATCAGGGCCCTATACCCACTGCGCACCTGCACCTTCAACCTGACGCCGGCCAACGTGGCGGCGGGCAAGTTCAAGGTGTGCCTGGAGTACCACATCGGCAACTGCAAGGGCCCCTGCGAAGGCTTGGAGGACGAGGCCACCTACACCGGCTACATCGCCCAAATCAAGCAGATCCTGAACGGCGACCTGCGCATTCCCAAGCAGTACTTCCGCGAGCAGATGGGCCGCGCGGCCCAGGAGATGCAGTACGAGCTGGCCCACCAGTTCAAGGTGAAATTGGATAAGCTCGACGCCTTCCAGGCCAAAAGCACCATCGTGAGCGACACGCTGACCAACATCGACGTGTTCGCCATCGCCTCGAACGAGAAAGCGGCGTTCATCTCCTACATGAAGGTGATGAACGGCTCCATCATCCTCACCCAAAGCCTGGAAGTGACGAAAAAGCTCGACGAGCCCGACGCCGAAATCCTGGGGCCCCTGGTGATGCAGCTGCGGCAGGAGTTCGAAAGCGAGGCCCGCGAAATCCTGTCCAACGTGGCCCTGGAGCTGCCGCTGCCCGGCGTGGCGCTGGCCGTGCCCCAAATTGGTGACAAGCGCAAACTGCTGGAGTTGGGCCTGAAAAACGTGCTTTACCTCCGCAAAGAGAAGGAGAGCATGAACGAGCGCAGCAAGGACCTCAACGAGGTGCGCATCATGGAAACCATCAAGAAAGATTTGCGCCTGAAGGAGTTGCCCAAACACATCGAATGCTTCGACAACTCGAACTTCCAGGGCGACAATCCGGTGGCGGCCATGGTGTGCTTCCGCAACGCCAAGCCCAGCAAGAAGGACTACCGCCACTACCACATCAAAACCGTGGTGGGCCCCGACGACTTTCAGTCCATGTACGAAGTGGTGCACCGCCGCTACCGCCGCCTCACCGACGAGGGCGCCAGCCTGCCCCAGCTCGTCATCGTCGACGGCGGCAAGGGCCAGCTCAGCATGGCCGTGAAGGCCCTGAAAGACCTCAACCTATGGGGCCAAGTCTCCGTCATCGGCATCGCTAAGCGCCTGGAGGAAATCTACGTGCCCAACGACCCGCTGCCCATTTACATTGACAAGCGGAGTGAATCGCTGCGCCTGTTCCAGCGCATGCGCGACGAGGTGCACCGTTTCGGCATCACCTTCCACCGCTCCCTGCGCGACGCCGGCACCCTCAAAACCGAGCTAACCGATGTAAAAGGCTTGGGCCCCATCACGGCCGAAAAGCTGCTCAACAAGTTCAAGTCCGTTAAGAAAATCCGCGAGCTGAGCGAAGCCGAGCTAGTCGCCGAAGTTGGTAAGGCCAAAACCAAGGTGCTCCAAGCTTACTTCGACCAACAGGAGGCTGAACCCGCTGAATAG
- the gldN gene encoding type IX secretion system ring protein PorN/GldN: MKATQTLAIMAASLTLSTAAMAQEQATTASSTGSRRPIPLSDQMFRKSIWRAIDLREKQNKPMFSEGKEISRVILDAVKRGEIQAYQNDSLTSTFTPAEVSSNMSYADKANELSADEKAAGFSESDLGGGGAAADDGWGAPVKKKSTAATTRRPKLGANGKPIKDKRGKVVYETVPAVAAAPVVKAPPVNEYRPKDLYQMELKEDMIFDKKRSRMYHDIKTITLLVPSTLPSNVSGIEKTIGVFKYSDLVKVFRANPQNAIWFNSQNDAQHKNLADAFELWLFNSYITKVSNAGDSRLDDIYGGQQQGILAAQQTAADLVEYEYNLWSF; this comes from the coding sequence ATGAAAGCTACCCAAACTCTGGCCATCATGGCCGCCAGCCTGACGCTTAGCACCGCTGCCATGGCCCAGGAGCAGGCCACTACGGCCAGCAGCACGGGCTCGCGCCGGCCCATACCGTTGTCCGACCAAATGTTCCGCAAGAGCATCTGGCGTGCCATCGACCTGCGTGAGAAGCAGAACAAGCCGATGTTTTCGGAGGGCAAGGAAATCAGCCGCGTCATCCTCGACGCTGTGAAGCGGGGCGAAATTCAAGCTTACCAGAACGATTCGCTGACGTCCACCTTTACCCCGGCCGAAGTTTCGTCCAACATGTCGTACGCCGATAAAGCCAATGAACTGAGTGCTGACGAGAAAGCCGCTGGCTTTAGCGAGAGCGACTTGGGCGGTGGTGGTGCGGCTGCCGACGACGGCTGGGGGGCCCCGGTTAAGAAGAAATCAACCGCGGCCACGACGCGCCGGCCCAAACTGGGGGCCAATGGCAAGCCAATTAAGGACAAGCGTGGCAAAGTGGTGTATGAAACGGTGCCCGCTGTAGCCGCTGCCCCAGTGGTGAAAGCGCCGCCCGTGAATGAGTACCGGCCCAAGGACCTGTACCAGATGGAGCTGAAGGAGGACATGATCTTCGACAAGAAACGGTCGCGCATGTATCATGACATCAAAACCATCACACTGCTTGTGCCGTCTACCTTGCCGTCCAACGTATCGGGTATTGAAAAGACGATTGGCGTGTTTAAGTACAGCGACTTGGTGAAGGTGTTCCGTGCTAATCCGCAGAACGCCATTTGGTTCAACTCGCAGAACGATGCCCAGCACAAGAACTTGGCTGATGCATTCGAGCTGTGGTTGTTTAACTCCTACATCACCAAGGTGTCGAACGCCGGCGACTCGCGCCTCGACGACATCTACGGCGGGCAGCAGCAAGGCATTCTAGCCGCGCAGCAAACGGCCGCTGATTTGGTGGAATACGAGTACAACCTGTGGTCTTTCTAA
- the gldM gene encoding type IX secretion system motor protein PorM/GldM: MAGGKETPRQKMIGMMYLVLTALLALQVNSAILLKFKFIDDSLIGVNDKTSAAADGTVKGIEAAVVKNQNQARDKAVLAQSEEIREKTKTMVAYLRDLRDKLVTASENVKGATEYKNMSAEDKVAITMIGGTKNGLAYPMKAKLNDYSSYIKGYVPSAVPLALDGKEDPLVKTMPEQSNKDFAELNFENTPLVAALAVLSQKETEVLKYEADALSAQAQKVGAKTIVFDKIGAFASAESNTVAAGTKYKAELFLTAAASSIHPSMTLNGSSLAVGPDGHGKVEFTARPGSFDASGNAKASWTGTVRFNQNGRDTTFKVLVPYTITKPVMQIQSASVQALYFKCGNKLSVSVPALGAQYKPGFSASGAATIAGSKLGDVTLVPNAREVTLNVSSGGNAIGSQTFQVRPIPKPEIKCFVGGREANEKQGTPGTAVRSLSLKAVPDAGFATFLPDDARFRVSSYEVTLVRGKRPAIPTRTISGPEANLTDVVNAYREGDRLYIEVKGVQRMNFQNNVEPVNVSRSFNIPLL; this comes from the coding sequence ATGGCGGGTGGAAAAGAAACACCGCGGCAGAAGATGATTGGCATGATGTACCTCGTGCTAACCGCTTTGCTCGCGCTGCAAGTGAACTCAGCCATTCTGCTGAAGTTCAAATTCATCGACGACAGCTTAATTGGTGTGAACGATAAAACATCGGCGGCCGCCGATGGCACGGTAAAAGGCATTGAAGCCGCCGTAGTTAAGAACCAAAACCAAGCCCGTGACAAGGCCGTGTTGGCCCAAAGCGAAGAGATTCGCGAGAAGACCAAAACGATGGTGGCATACCTCCGTGACCTCCGCGACAAGCTGGTAACGGCTTCGGAGAACGTGAAAGGCGCCACCGAATACAAGAATATGAGCGCCGAAGACAAGGTGGCTATCACCATGATTGGGGGCACCAAAAACGGTTTGGCGTACCCGATGAAGGCTAAGCTGAACGATTACTCTTCGTACATCAAAGGCTACGTGCCCTCGGCTGTGCCGCTGGCGCTCGACGGCAAAGAAGATCCGCTCGTGAAAACCATGCCCGAGCAGTCTAACAAAGACTTCGCTGAGTTGAACTTCGAGAACACGCCTTTGGTGGCGGCCCTCGCTGTGCTCTCGCAAAAAGAAACCGAAGTGCTGAAATACGAAGCTGATGCCTTGTCGGCCCAGGCGCAGAAAGTTGGTGCCAAAACTATTGTATTCGACAAAATCGGCGCTTTCGCCTCAGCTGAATCGAACACGGTGGCCGCTGGTACCAAGTATAAAGCGGAACTGTTCCTGACTGCGGCTGCTTCGAGCATCCACCCTTCGATGACGCTGAACGGCTCCTCGCTGGCGGTGGGCCCCGATGGCCACGGCAAAGTAGAGTTCACGGCCCGCCCAGGTAGCTTCGACGCTTCGGGCAATGCCAAGGCTTCGTGGACGGGTACTGTTCGCTTCAATCAGAACGGCCGCGATACCACCTTCAAAGTGTTAGTGCCCTACACCATCACTAAGCCGGTGATGCAGATCCAGTCGGCTTCGGTGCAGGCGCTCTACTTTAAGTGCGGTAATAAGCTGAGCGTATCGGTACCGGCCCTGGGGGCCCAGTACAAGCCTGGTTTCTCGGCTTCGGGTGCTGCCACTATTGCGGGTAGCAAACTGGGCGACGTGACGCTGGTGCCCAATGCCCGCGAAGTGACCTTGAACGTGAGCAGCGGCGGTAACGCTATTGGCTCGCAGACCTTCCAGGTTCGCCCCATTCCCAAGCCTGAAATTAAGTGCTTCGTGGGTGGCCGCGAGGCTAATGAGAAGCAAGGTACTCCCGGTACTGCCGTGCGTTCGCTGTCGCTGAAAGCTGTTCCAGATGCTGGTTTTGCTACCTTCCTGCCCGATGACGCTCGCTTCCGCGTATCGAGCTACGAGGTGACGCTGGTGCGTGGCAAGCGCCCCGCTATCCCCACCCGGACGATTTCGGGCCCCGAGGCAAACCTAACCGATGTGGTGAATGCTTATCGCGAAGGCGACCGTCTCTACATTGAAGTGAAGGGCGTGCAGCGCATGAACTTTCAGAATAATGTGGAGCCGGTTAACGTGTCGCGCTCTTTCAACATTCCGTTGCTGTAA
- the gldL gene encoding type IX secretion system motor protein PorL/GldL: MAVKKSFLYDDVMPKVYGIGAAVVIIGALFKILHWKGADIMLMVGLGTEAVIFFLSAFQPHQSDHDWSLVYPELSEGYDPSTNDNRFRDSKPNGLTGKLDDMLKNANVTPEALANLGQGLNRLSTTTAQLGQLGDATNVTDEYTKKVRTAADSLDKINVAYSNTAAAITSLADATGDAKEYHQQVQNVTKNLGALNAVYEMELQDANTHLKSMNQFYGTLGKAMDNMTQAGKDTEQFQKQVADLTGNLTSLNRVYGNMLSAMRAPAQA; the protein is encoded by the coding sequence ATGGCCGTTAAAAAAAGTTTCCTATACGACGATGTAATGCCTAAAGTGTATGGCATCGGTGCTGCAGTAGTTATTATCGGTGCGCTATTTAAAATTCTGCACTGGAAAGGTGCTGATATTATGCTAATGGTCGGCTTAGGCACGGAAGCCGTAATTTTCTTTCTAAGCGCCTTCCAGCCTCATCAATCCGACCACGATTGGTCGCTGGTGTACCCGGAGTTGAGCGAAGGTTACGACCCTAGCACGAACGATAACCGTTTCCGCGATAGCAAGCCGAACGGCTTAACTGGCAAGCTGGACGATATGTTGAAAAATGCCAACGTAACTCCTGAAGCTCTTGCTAACTTGGGCCAAGGCCTGAACCGCTTGAGCACTACTACGGCTCAGTTGGGCCAGTTGGGCGATGCTACCAACGTGACCGACGAGTACACGAAGAAGGTGCGCACGGCCGCCGATTCGCTTGATAAGATCAACGTGGCTTACTCTAATACCGCGGCGGCTATTACGTCGCTGGCTGATGCTACGGGCGATGCCAAAGAGTACCACCAGCAGGTGCAGAACGTCACCAAGAACTTGGGGGCCCTAAACGCCGTGTACGAAATGGAATTGCAGGATGCCAATACGCACCTCAAATCTATGAACCAGTTCTACGGCACGCTGGGCAAGGCCATGGACAACATGACCCAAGCTGGCAAAGACACCGAGCAGTTCCAGAAGCAAGTGGCTGACCTGACTGGCAACTTGACCTCGCTCAACCGGGTGTACGGCAATATGCTGAGCGCTATGCGCGCCCCGGCGCAAGCCTAA